The following are encoded together in the Candidatus Methylomirabilis oxygeniifera genome:
- the kbl gene encoding 2-amino-3-ketobutyrate coenzyme A ligase (AKB ligase) (Glycine C-acetyltransferase) — translation MLSAENTKVLPTCDDPRLRQDMAQSLQRELDGLKIEGQYRWLRQVDGPQGPRIYVDGREVIHLAGSDYLGLACHPQLKEAACQATMRYGCAAASARLISGNYDLYPQLEERLARFKQVEAALLFSTGYQANLGVISALMDSQDAVFSDALNHASIVDGCRLSRAQVRVFPHNDVAVLEDLLRKETSTGRRLIVVDGLYSMDGDVAPLREIVELAERYGCLTMVDDSHGTGVLGETGRGTVEATGVLGRIDIETGSLAKALGAFGGYVVGSRTVIEHLINRARPFIFTCALPPAVPATLLDALTIVEQEPERRQRLWDNTRYIRAGLQEIGFEVNENGTQIIPLILGEPERTMRFCQELLNRGVFAQGIRYPAVPRGTERIRLTVTASHDTADLDAALTALAETGQALQLI, via the coding sequence ATGCTCTCCGCCGAGAACACAAAGGTACTGCCAACCTGTGATGATCCACGTCTGCGCCAAGATATGGCTCAGTCGCTTCAGCGCGAGTTGGACGGTCTGAAGATCGAGGGCCAGTACCGCTGGCTCAGACAGGTCGACGGTCCACAAGGCCCACGAATTTATGTAGACGGCAGAGAGGTGATCCACCTCGCCGGAAGCGACTACCTCGGCCTAGCCTGCCACCCACAACTGAAAGAGGCCGCCTGTCAGGCCACCATGCGGTACGGCTGCGCCGCCGCCTCGGCCCGTCTGATCTCGGGTAACTACGATCTCTATCCTCAATTAGAGGAGCGACTCGCCCGCTTCAAACAGGTCGAGGCTGCCCTTCTGTTCAGCACCGGGTATCAGGCCAACCTGGGCGTGATCTCCGCCCTGATGGACTCACAGGATGCGGTGTTCAGCGATGCGCTGAACCATGCCAGCATCGTCGACGGCTGTCGGCTGTCACGCGCCCAGGTCAGGGTCTTTCCGCACAACGACGTCGCCGTTCTGGAGGATCTCTTGAGAAAAGAGACTTCCACCGGGCGACGGCTTATCGTGGTCGATGGCCTCTACAGCATGGATGGAGACGTGGCGCCCTTGAGGGAGATCGTCGAACTGGCGGAACGCTACGGCTGCCTGACGATGGTGGACGACTCCCACGGCACCGGCGTACTGGGTGAGACCGGGCGCGGAACCGTCGAGGCAACGGGCGTGCTGGGCCGAATCGACATCGAAACCGGAAGCCTCGCCAAAGCGCTGGGCGCCTTCGGCGGCTACGTCGTCGGAAGCCGCACCGTCATCGAGCACCTCATCAATCGGGCAAGGCCCTTTATCTTTACCTGCGCGTTGCCGCCTGCAGTGCCGGCAACCCTACTCGATGCGCTGACCATCGTAGAGCAAGAGCCTGAGCGGCGACAACGGCTGTGGGACAACACCCGGTATATAAGGGCGGGACTGCAGGAGATCGGATTTGAGGTGAACGAGAACGGAACTCAGATCATCCCTCTGATCCTGGGTGAGCCCGAACGCACGATGCGCTTCTGTCAGGAACTCCTGAACCGCGGCGTCTTTGCTCAGGGGATCCGCTACCCTGCCGTTCCGCGCGGGACTGAACGGATCCGTCTCACTGTGACAGCCTCGCACGACACGGCAGATCTTGATGCCGCACTGACAGCTCTGGCCGAGACGGGACAGGCACTCCAACTCATCTAG
- a CDS encoding protein of unknown function (Evidence 5 : No homology to any previously reported sequences), whose amino-acid sequence MIAPLISVTSIPGASYQADLLRTRTVCQFGAPGPFSLLTSAATSQRLSLRAMTLVYAGPFPGCVQSMGPRASGRAPHEEIGRRPIPVAHQS is encoded by the coding sequence ATGATCGCGCCGCTGATTTCAGTTACCAGCATTCCTGGGGCTAGCTACCAAGCTGATCTACTTCGAACCCGAACGGTGTGTCAATTTGGCGCGCCAGGACCGTTCAGCTTGTTAACCTCGGCTGCGACTTCCCAACGGCTGAGCCTGCGGGCGATGACGCTGGTCTACGCGGGCCCCTTTCCTGGTTGTGTGCAGAGTATGGGTCCGAGGGCCAGCGGTCGCGCGCCTCACGAAGAGATCGGGCGACGTCCGATTCCGGTTGCCCACCAGTCATGA